GGGTGCCGTCACTGCTCCACAGCGACCCCGTGTGGGTGCCCGTGTTGCCGGTGCCCTTCCAGAAGCGCACGCCGGTCACCACCCCGGCGGTCGAGGGGGTGAAGGCCATGCCGAGCTCGATCGGGTCGGAGTCTTGGGCGTGGATCGCGGGCGTCTCGCCGTCGAGCAACCGCGAGATCGGCGCTGTGACGGCCGCCGTCGTGAAGGACCACGACTGCGAGGACAGGGCGATCCCGTCGGTCGACCTCACCTCGGTCACCTCGACGGTGTAGGTGGTGCTGGCCGCCAGCGCGGCGGACGGCCTGAACGTCAGCTGCTTCCCGTCGGACGACAGCGCCGCCGATCCCAGCACCGTGGTGGTGCCTCGACGCATCGTCATCGACCAGCCCGAGGCCTGGATGGCGTCGGAGAAGGTCATCCTCGGCGTCACGTCGGTCGCTACGCCGGTGGCGTCCGCCCCCGGCGTACGCGACGCGACCGTCACGGCGCTCGGGTCCTTCTCGAAGACGACGTCGACCCAGTAGTTCGTCGCGTTCCAGGAGTACGTCGGGAAGCCTCCGCCGCCGTAGAGGTACCTGCCGTTCGTGCCGGCGGGGGCAGTCAGGTCACCGCTGGTGAAGGCGTTGGCGAAGAACCCGCCCGAAGTCGCGTAGTGGCCGTTGGGGGCGTGGTAGGACACGACGTACGTCGTGCCGGCGGCGAGCTGGACCGGTGATGCCAGCATCGCGGTCTGCCATCCGGAGGCGGTCTCGCCTACGAAGGTCACCCCGGCCAGCTTGGTGCCGGTCGCGGACCACAGCGACCCCTTGTGCGTCCCCGTGTTGCCGGGACCCTTGAAGAAGCGGATCCCAGTGACCTGCCCGGCCTTCGAGGGCACGAACGACACCCCGACCTCCACCGGCGAGCTGTCGTCGGCCGCCGCCTGCGCGGGCTGCTGGCTGCTGAAGAGCGTCTGCTCGGCTGGCGGCTCGCCGGAGCGGGTGGTGAAGCTCCATGCCTGGTTCGCCAGGGTGATGCCCTCGGTCGAGCGGAGCCCGGTGACGTTGACGGTGACGACGGCGCCGTCCGGGAGCAGGCCGGAAGGGGTGAACGTCAGCCGCGTGCCGTCGTCGCTCAACGCGGTGCTGCCGGGCACGGTCGTCCCGCTCGACGTCACCGACATGCCCCAGCCGGAGGCCAGCGGCGTGCTGACCTCGAGGACGACCGAACTGGCACGACGCACCATCGTTGCTCCGGAAGCGGGTGACTGCCCGACCACGGTCAGCGGGGCCGGTGCCCGCTCGAAGACGACGTCGACTAGGTAGCTGGTCGACGAGCTGGACGAGGGGTAGCCGGATCCGTAGGTGTAGGCGCCCGAGCTGCTCTCCACCACCAGCGGCGCGCGTGACATCCCGCTGAAGCCACCAGGGGTCGCGGAGTAGCGTCCGCCCGGCGCGCGGTAGGAGGCGACGTACTCCGTGTTGCGGGTGATGGGCACGGGCTGGTCGAAGACCAGGGTCTGCCAGCCTGCCGTGGTCTCGCCGCTGAAGGTGCCGGTGGCGAGCTGGGTGCCGTTCGCAGACCACAGCGTGCCGGTGTGGGTGCCGGTGTTGGAAGGGCCCTTGTAGAACCGGATCGCGGTCACGGTTCCGTCGACAGTCGCACTGAACCGGGTGCCGAGCGTCACCGGTGACCGGTCGGCGTCCTCGAGGAGGGTGGGCTGCGTGGCGTCGTCGTAGAGCGTGCACGGGCAGACGCCGGGCGCCGCTGCGGGCTTCGCGGTCCGGAATGACCAGGTCTTGCCCGTGCTCACCTGCTGCCCGAGGCTGTCGGTGGCCGAGATCGTCGCCGTGTGGTCGACGAACCCCGCGAGGGGTGCGGTGGGCGTGAAGGTCACTGTGCGGGTGGTCGCGTCGTACGACGTGGAGCCCGCGACGGTCTGGCCGAGGGCGTCCTTGAGCACCAGCGACGCCGAGCCGGCCGTGACCGGCTTGGAGAAGGTCGCCTTGACGGCGGTACTGCTGGGCACGCTGCTCGACCCGGCGAGGGGCCACTGGCTCGTCGCCACCAGCGGCGAGGTGTCCACGGTCGTGAAGAGCACGTCCACGTAGTAGTTGCTGCTCTCGTGACTCCCTGCGGGGAACCGTCCGGGCGACCCGAACACGCCGGCCGGCGCGGCCCCGAACCCCCCGGCTACCGTGAGAGGGGGAGCAGATCGGGGTGCGCTCCAGAACGCGTCGGACTCGAGCGAGTAGCGGCCCTGGGGCGCGGTGTAGGACGAGACGTAGGTCTGGTCGGCGCTCACCGGGACGGCGGACGTGAAGCTCAGCGTCTGCCATCCGGTCGCGCTCTCGTCGGTGAAGGTGCCGGTGGTCAAAAGCTCACCGCTCGAGCTCCACAACGAGCCCTGGTGCGTGCCACCGTTGCCGGTACCCTTGTAGAAGCGGACGCCGGAGATGTAGCCGTTGGCGGTCGGGGAGAACCGCAGGCCGAGCTCGACGGCACCCCCGTCATCGGTGGCCGGGACCGGAGGGACCTCCGCGCCGAAGATCGAGCACGGGCACGTGACCGTGACCGTGCGGGTGGCCACCGACCCGATATTGGCGCTGTCGTCGGTGGCGCGCACGCGCAGGTCCACGCCGCCCATGCCCTTCTGCGCGTATGTGTAGGTCCACGAGGTCGTTCCCGTCGCGCGGTGCCACGTGTCACCGCCGTTGGTCGACACCTCGACACCCGCGACACGGCCGCCGCCGGTGTCCGTCGCCGTGCCGGTGACGGTGCGCTGCGACCCGTTGGCGATCGTTGCGGCGGCGCTGGGTGACGCGATGGTCACCGAGGGCCCGGTGGTGTCCGCCGACTTGGTGGCCGCGACCAGACCCGCCATCAAGGTGCTCGGCTGGGCGTCCATGTCGGCGAGGAGGTTGACCTGCGCCTGCTGCATCCGGATGTCGGCAGGTTCGGCGACGTACGGCGTGTCGTGCTCCGCGTCCAGGCCCCACGTCCATTGCACCGACCCGGCGCTGAACACCAGGGCACCGCTCGGTGCCCGGTAGAGGGTGACGTTGTGCGTCGTCGTGCCGGGCGTGACCTTGTTGCCGTAGTCCCGCAGGTACTCCGGGGTCGGGCCCACCGTGGTCGACAGGCGCACGAGGCCCGCCGGTCTGTGCCCATTGTCGATGTCCTCGTTGGACTCGTATCCCACGGTGTGCGGTGCCAGCTCCTGCTTCTGGCCTGCGGACAGGCTCGCCAGCGAGGTGTGGCGCCACAGGCGGTACTTGCCCTCCTCGGCGCTCACCGTGACGGGGAGGTCGCTGTAGTTGGCCTGGTACATCGTTCCGGTCAGCCCGTTCTCCGGGCGGCCACCACCCTGGGAAGGTGGCGCGAAGCGCGGGTCGCGCCACGTGCCGGTCCACTCCGAGGTCGGGTCGGACTTCCTCCGGTCCCAGGTCTCCTTGTAGCTGACCAGGGTCCGGTACGCAGTGCGGCTGGCGTCGAGCGACGGCTCGTACCGCGTGCGCCAGTAGACCTCGTTGCCACTGAGGAATTGCAGGTTCACCCCGGCGTCACGGGCAGCCTCGACGTTGGCCCGCTGAGCGCCGCTCCAGTACTCGTCGTGGCCCACCGAGAGGAAGACCTTGTGATTCTTGATCAGGTGTCCGCGGCGGTCTGTGTCGACGCCCGCCAGGTAGGAGACGTCGTAGCCGTTGCGCTCGAGGAAGCGCACCATCGGGTACTCGTTGGAGAAGAAGAAGTCGCGCCCCCCGACGCCGCCGCGCGTGAGCATCGGGCGGTTGTAGGACACCTTGTACGCGCGACCGTTCGCGCCGCCCCAGTAGAAGTTCGAGCCGCCGTAGGTGTTGTAGGCGACCCAGGTGGGGTCAGACGTCTGGAACACCACGTCGGAGGTGCTCGCGTCGTCACGCACGACGAAGGTGATGTGGCTGGCGTCGCCGTTGCTGCGCTTGAGGTGGGCGAGGTAGACGCCCGACACGGCGGTTGACGGCACGTTCCAGGAGGCCGAGACGGCCCAGTTGCCGCAGTCGAGCGTCTCGGTCGTCACGTCGTTAATGCAGTTG
This sequence is a window from Nocardioides sp. S5. Protein-coding genes within it:
- a CDS encoding DUF4082 domain-containing protein, which gives rise to MKGWEDMVVAGDRKRGLGRAWMLKLVVLALVAALNALVGPVALGGPTSATAADPCAPGGNKIACENSKPGTDPAVWDAIWGAGDESIQGFSTDISVNVGQRVDFKIDTDASAYTIDIYRIGYYQGDGARKITSIAPSASLPQNQPNCINDVTTETLDCGNWAVSASWNVPSTAVSGVYLAHLKRSNGDASHITFVVRDDASTSDVVFQTSDPTWVAYNTYGGSNFYWGGANGRAYKVSYNRPMLTRGGVGGRDFFFSNEYPMVRFLERNGYDVSYLAGVDTDRRGHLIKNHKVFLSVGHDEYWSGAQRANVEAARDAGVNLQFLSGNEVYWRTRYEPSLDASRTAYRTLVSYKETWDRRKSDPTSEWTGTWRDPRFAPPSQGGGRPENGLTGTMYQANYSDLPVTVSAEEGKYRLWRHTSLASLSAGQKQELAPHTVGYESNEDIDNGHRPAGLVRLSTTVGPTPEYLRDYGNKVTPGTTTHNVTLYRAPSGALVFSAGSVQWTWGLDAEHDTPYVAEPADIRMQQAQVNLLADMDAQPSTLMAGLVAATKSADTTGPSVTIASPSAAATIANGSQRTVTGTATDTGGGRVAGVEVSTNGGDTWHRATGTTSWTYTYAQKGMGGVDLRVRATDDSANIGSVATRTVTVTCPCSIFGAEVPPVPATDDGGAVELGLRFSPTANGYISGVRFYKGTGNGGTHQGSLWSSSGELLTTGTFTDESATGWQTLSFTSAVPVSADQTYVSSYTAPQGRYSLESDAFWSAPRSAPPLTVAGGFGAAPAGVFGSPGRFPAGSHESSNYYVDVLFTTVDTSPLVATSQWPLAGSSSVPSSTAVKATFSKPVTAGSASLVLKDALGQTVAGSTSYDATTRTVTFTPTAPLAGFVDHTATISATDSLGQQVSTGKTWSFRTAKPAAAPGVCPCTLYDDATQPTLLEDADRSPVTLGTRFSATVDGTVTAIRFYKGPSNTGTHTGTLWSANGTQLATGTFSGETTAGWQTLVFDQPVPITRNTEYVASYRAPGGRYSATPGGFSGMSRAPLVVESSSGAYTYGSGYPSSSSSTSYLVDVVFERAPAPLTVVGQSPASGATMVRRASSVVLEVSTPLASGWGMSVTSSGTTVPGSTALSDDGTRLTFTPSGLLPDGAVVTVNVTGLRSTEGITLANQAWSFTTRSGEPPAEQTLFSSQQPAQAAADDSSPVEVGVSFVPSKAGQVTGIRFFKGPGNTGTHKGSLWSATGTKLAGVTFVGETASGWQTAMLASPVQLAAGTTYVVSYHAPNGHYATSGGFFANAFTSGDLTAPAGTNGRYLYGGGGFPTYSWNATNYWVDVVFEKDPSAVTVASRTPGADATGVATDVTPRMTFSDAIQASGWSMTMRRGTTTVLGSAALSSDGKQLTFRPSAALAASTTYTVEVTEVRSTDGIALSSQSWSFTTAAVTAPISRLLDGETPAIHAQDSDPIELGMAFTPSTAGVVTGVRFWKGTGNTGTHTGSLWSSDGTRVGTVTFTDETTDGWQAADFSSPVPVAAGQTYVVSYYSPTGRFSATGAYFASLRTVGPLTAPAGNNGLYRYGAGGGFPTGSWNSTNYFVDVLFRAGG